GAATATAAAATTATTGAAAAATATTGCTATTTTTGATATATTAAGCATAAAATAATGTATCATATTGTATTTACTTAAGAAATATGTATTGAACCATAGAGAAAAAAATAGAATACAAGAATTAGGATTACGAATGGAAAATAGCTATATCTTGCCGATTAACCATAGAAAGCGAAGTAATTACTAGATTTGGATTGCTTCGTCATTTCGCTCCTTACCTCGATAATTGAGTAGTGCAATTGGCTGATAGGTCAGCTAAAAATTATCTTAACTGGAGAGCTATTTGTATAATCCTGGATACCAATAAAATATAGAGGATAAAAAATTATGATGAAAAAAGAGAAAAAAATTTATTTCGATAACGAGCTTACCGGCTTAAGAGACAGTTTGACTAAGATGGCTGATTTAGTAGAAAAAGCAATTGATATGTCTATCAGGTCTTTAGTTGAACAGGATTTGGATTTGGCGGCAAAGGTCATTGAAAATGATGACATCATTGATAAAATGGAATTAGATATTGAAGAACAATGTTTGCAATTAATTGCTCTGCGTCACCCTATTGCCAAAAATTTAAGAATTATCGGTTGTGGTTACAAAACCATATCTGATTTAGAAAGAGTGGCGGATCATGCTGTAAGCATTGCCAAATCCAGTCAATATCTTTCCACTAAATCAATGGTAAAACCACTGATAGATATTCCTCGAATGGCTGAAATTGCTCAGAATATGTTAAAAGACAGCTTAAATGCTTATTTCGAAGGAGATGTAGAGTTAGCCAAAGAAATATGGGCTAGGGATAAGACGGTTGATGATCTGGATCATCAGATATTTCGTGAACTCTTGACCTTCATGATGGAAGATCCACGTACTATCAGCAGAGCAATTCACTTGATTTTTATTTCAAATAATATTGAACGGATTGCGGACCATGCTACCAATTTAGCCGAACGGGTAGTATATATAGTTGATGGAGAAAGAATGAAAAATTATTTTAATAATGATAAAAAAACATAGAATACAATATCTCAAAATAAATAAAAGGTATGTTGATAGGATCTTTAATTGATTCGTTAAAAATAAATATAAAAAGGTTATAATCGGTGGAAGTAATCAAAAGTAATTTAGAAATAATTAAGGAAAAAATAAAAAAAGCAGCTTTAAAATCTGATAGAAATCCTGAGGAAATAAAGTTGGTAGCAGTCACTAAAACTGCTTCTATAGGACAAATAAAGGAGGCTATAAGCGCAGGCATAAGAATGATTGGTGAAAATAAAGTTCAGGCTGCCAAAGAAAAATATCATATTTTAACTATCGATACCGAGTGGCATCTGATAGGACACCTGCAAACCAATAAAGTAAAATATGCTATAGAAATTTTTGATTGTATTCAATCGGTAGATAGTATAAAATTAGCTAAAGAAATAGATAAACGTTCTTTGCAGTTTGGGAAGACCACTAATATTTTAATTGAAGTAAATGTCTCCGGGGAAAAAACTAAATATGGGATTAAACCGGAAGAAGTAGAAGCTTTTCTCAAAGAAATCTCTGAATTTTCCGGAATAAGAGTTAGAGGTTTAATGACCATTGCGCCCATAGAAGAGATGAAAGAAAAAGTTCGTCCATATTTTAGAAAGCTTCGGGAATTATCCCAGGAAATAAAGGGTAAAAATATAAAGAATATTAAAATGGACTATCTTTCCATGGGGATGACCGATGATTTTGAAATAGCTGTTGAAGAAGGTGCCAATATGCTTAGAATCGGTAGAGGGATATTCGGGATTCATTAACTACTAATTTAAATAAAAACACAAATAAATAAGCGGAAGGAAAATATTATTCATGATTTTACTGATTCAAATAGTGAACCTGTTTTTCAGAATTTACAGCTATTTAATTTTAGCGAGAATATTTTTAACCTGGATTCCAATAGATCCTTATAATCCACTGGTTCGATTTATCTATAGAGTTACCGAGCCGGTTTTAGCGCCTTTCAGGATTATATTGCCTTTGGGAGGGGTAGGGTTAGACCTTTCACCGATCATTGTCTTTTTTTTACTGAACTTGCTACAAAGGGCACTAATTAATATACTGGTCAGTATAGCTTTTTAATATAGTGAAAAAATAAACTGAAACGATAATATTAAACGAGGGGGATAATTGAATGAGAATTACACCAATGGATATTGAACAACAAGAATTTTCTAGATCATTCAGAGGTTACAACGAAGAAGAAGTAGATGATTTTTTAGATAAGATTGTAAAAGATTATGAAGAATTAATTAATGAAAATGTAAGACTTAATGAAGAAATAGAAAAGATGCAAGAAAAATTGAAAGAATTTGGTGAAATTGAAGAGAATCTAAGAAGTGCTTTGCTTAATGCTCAAAAATCTGCCGAAGAAATGAAGAGCAGGGTAGAAGATGAAGCAAAAGCAATCATAGAAAAAGCAAAGATGGAAGCAAAGGCGTTAAAACAACAGGTCTTTCAAAGGGAGGACTTATTGAAAAATGAAATTGATAGCCTGCGAAGGTATAAATTTATTTTTAAGGAAAAATTTAGATCAATGTTAAATTTATACTTAAAAATGTTAGAAACTGAGGACTTTGAGGAAAAGGGAAATTACAAGCTCGAAGAGGATGAAGTGACCAAAGAGAAGGAAGCAAAAAATATTCCCAGAGAGAGATCGGAAAAATTGGAAGGATTTAATCTAACAGAAGATTATAACCTTGAAGAAAAGGAAGATTAGCACGACATTAACTACATTCATGACTTTTTTAAAATGACGGGTAATGACCTTGTCGTTAAAGTTAAAATTATTCCCGGCACATCTCGGAATAAAATTGACGGGGTATACAATAATGCTTTAAAAATTTCTATCACTGCTCCGCCGGTAGAAGGAAAAGCTAATAAAAAATGCATTGCCTACTTGGCCAAGTATTTTGGTGTAGCGAAATCAAAAATTGAAATTATTTCTGGGAAAACCAGCAAAAATAAATTGATCAAGATTTACGATATTAGTCCGGAAGATTTTATAGATAAAATAGAAAAAAATATTTGATAAATTGATATTTATTAGCCTGGAGTGAGTTGATAGGATTCATCAGAGAACAATGATTCCTTTAAAAGCTCTGTCCTGTACTGATTTCTATATCTCTTGTCAGAGTACGATTAACGAGGTAGGATATAGGGAATAGATTGACATAAAATGATTTTATATGTTATTATTACTAAGTAAAAAATAGAATAGTGATTTGTTAATTTGAGGAAGAGTAGGTAGATACAATTTCACAACGAGCAGGGACAGTGGAAGCCTGTAAATTAATTCTATCCAAAATCGTCTCGATATTTCTAATTGAAGTTGACAAAAAAGTAGATTGGAACGGTGAATATCGTTAAAAAGCGGAGTATATTTGTTTTTTTAAATATAATTTACTCTTTGAGTTCATTATCGTGAGTTAATGATAAAAATTGGGTGGTAGCACAAGAACTTTTGACCTCTTGTCCTTTTATGCGGCAAGAGGTTTTTATTATATTAGATAAATTATAAAGCACGAGGAGTGATTCAGATGGATTACAAGGATAGCTTAAATTTACCCAAAACAAAATTTAAGATGAAAGCTAATCTGGCACAGGAAGAACCGAAATTATTAGCTTTTTGGGAAGCACAGGAAATATATAATAAAGTATTGGAAAAAAAGAAAAATCTGGAAAAATACATCTTACACGATGGACCACCTTATGCCAATGGGAATATCCATATAGGGACCGCTTATAACAAGATATTGAAAGATATAATCCCCAAGTATAAATCGATGAAAGGATATAACGCTCGTTATGTACCCGGATGGGATACCCATGGTTTGCCCATAGAGTTTCAAGTTACCAAAGAAATGAAAGTAGACCTAAATGAGATAAACCCGGTTGAATTAAGAAAGAAATGCACGGAATATGCTAAGCATTATATTAATGTGCAAAGAGAAGAGTTTAAACGATTAGGAGTAATGGGCGAATGGGAAAATCCTTACCTAACCCTTAACCCTGCTTATGAAGCAGAACAGATAGAGGTATTTAAAAAGATGTTTTCTCGAGGATATATCTACAAGGGATTAAAACCTGTATACTGGTGTGCTAATTGTGAAACAGCTTTGGCAGCAGCTGAGATAGAGTATCACAACAAGCAATCCTCTTCCATATATGTTAAATTCTTGGTAAAGGATAGCTTAAAAAAAGTATTTCCGGAGAACGGAGAAGAAAATAATTTTGTCCTTATCTGGACTACTACTCCTTGGACTATTCCCGGCAACATGGCCGTTGCTCTTAATCCGGACATTGAGTACAGTTTAGTTAAAACAGAAACAGGGAATCTCTTGTTAGCTTCCGCTCTAGTAGAAAAAGTAATGAAAGAAATTAATATTACAGATTATCAGATTATCGGAAAAGCAAACGGTAAATTATTGGATGGTATAAAATGTAAGCATCCTATTTTTGATCGAGACTCAATATTGATCTTGGGTGACCATGTTTTATTAGATGAAGGGAGCGGATGTGTACATACTGCTCCAGGACACGGACAGGAGGATTACGAAATAGGAGTAAAATATAAAATACCTATCTTTACTACCCTGGATAGTCAGGGAAAATTTAATCAGGAAGGTGGAAAGTTTAAAGGATTAACTTATGAAGAAGGAAATAGAGCAATAATAGAAGAATTGGATGAGAACGGAACTTTATTGAAGGTAAGTAAAATAATGCATTCTTATCCCCATTGTTGGCGCTGTAAAAAACCGGTAGTATTTCGGGCAACCGAACAATGGTTTGTAAACAT
The sequence above is a segment of the Candidatus Atribacteria bacterium genome. Coding sequences within it:
- a CDS encoding YggU family protein, whose protein sequence is MTGNDLVVKVKIIPGTSRNKIDGVYNNALKISITAPPVEGKANKKCIAYLAKYFGVAKSKIEIISGKTSKNKLIKIYDISPEDFIDKIEKNI
- a CDS encoding DivIVA domain-containing protein, translated to MRITPMDIEQQEFSRSFRGYNEEEVDDFLDKIVKDYEELINENVRLNEEIEKMQEKLKEFGEIEENLRSALLNAQKSAEEMKSRVEDEAKAIIEKAKMEAKALKQQVFQREDLLKNEIDSLRRYKFIFKEKFRSMLNLYLKMLETEDFEEKGNYKLEEDEVTKEKEAKNIPRERSEKLEGFNLTEDYNLEEKED
- a CDS encoding YggT family protein; its protein translation is MILLIQIVNLFFRIYSYLILARIFLTWIPIDPYNPLVRFIYRVTEPVLAPFRIILPLGGVGLDLSPIIVFFLLNLLQRALINILVSIAF
- the phoU gene encoding phosphate signaling complex protein PhoU, which produces MMKKEKKIYFDNELTGLRDSLTKMADLVEKAIDMSIRSLVEQDLDLAAKVIENDDIIDKMELDIEEQCLQLIALRHPIAKNLRIIGCGYKTISDLERVADHAVSIAKSSQYLSTKSMVKPLIDIPRMAEIAQNMLKDSLNAYFEGDVELAKEIWARDKTVDDLDHQIFRELLTFMMEDPRTISRAIHLIFISNNIERIADHATNLAERVVYIVDGERMKNYFNNDKKT
- a CDS encoding YggS family pyridoxal phosphate-dependent enzyme, with the translated sequence MEVIKSNLEIIKEKIKKAALKSDRNPEEIKLVAVTKTASIGQIKEAISAGIRMIGENKVQAAKEKYHILTIDTEWHLIGHLQTNKVKYAIEIFDCIQSVDSIKLAKEIDKRSLQFGKTTNILIEVNVSGEKTKYGIKPEEVEAFLKEISEFSGIRVRGLMTIAPIEEMKEKVRPYFRKLRELSQEIKGKNIKNIKMDYLSMGMTDDFEIAVEEGANMLRIGRGIFGIH